The following proteins are co-located in the Xiphophorus hellerii strain 12219 unplaced genomic scaffold, Xiphophorus_hellerii-4.1 PGA_scaffold_81__1_contigs__length_211163, whole genome shotgun sequence genome:
- the LOC116716708 gene encoding uncharacterized protein LOC116716708, giving the protein MDIDNIIEQYFRSGFTNLEILRVLEETHNVKLSLRTLERRLQKKRLWRRKNKTDVAEVASFIEQQLNGSGRQHGYRWMHQKCWMAGIVTDRETVRLLMRLLDPNGVDLRAQNRLRRRLYVSRGPNYVWHIDGYDKLKPYGICINGCIDGFSRKMIWLEANKTNSDPHIIAGYFIDAVMEYNGFPQKIRMDHGTENTYVAAMQRFLHNTENENGFESVILGPSTRNQRIERWWCTLRSECAQFWMDHFDQLKADGYFVDSFLDKSLIQFCFLQTIQVELDQVVHTWNDHRIRSTNNPRAPPGRPTLMHGVPNLYGVPNFLQSANLTKLEICIEECRFKDFPCDVDVFHLCTELMTEHRLVMTDDVYEITNLYVRLRQMISDGLRE; this is encoded by the exons ATGGATATTGATAATATCATTGAGCAATACTTCAGAAGTGGTTTTACTAATCTTGAAATCTTGCGAGTTTTGGAAGAAACCCATAATGTTAAATTAAGTCTCCGGACGCTGGAGAGAAGACTGCAAAAGAAGCGCCTTTGGCGTAGAAAAAATAAGACAGATGTTGCAGAAGTGGCCTCTTTTATTGAGCAACAACTAAATGGATCTGGGAGACAGCACGGCTACAGGTGGATGCACCAGAAATGTTGGATGGCTGGCATAGTCACAGACAGGGAAACAGTACGTCTTTTGATGCGCCTATTGGATCCCAACGGGGTTGACCTGCGTGCACAAAATCGCTTGAGACGACGCTTATATGTCAGTCGGGGACCAAACTATGTCTGGCACATCGATGGGTATGACAAATTAAAGCCTTATGGGATATGTATTAATGGATGCATAGATGGCTTTTCGAGGAAAATGATCTGGCTAGAAGCTAATAAGACTAATAGTGACCCTCACATTATTGCTGGCTATTTCATTGATGCTGTGATGGAGTATAATGGATTTCCACAAAAGATACGAATGGATCATGGCACAGAGAACACTTATGTGGCAGCGATGCAAAGATTTCTGCACAACACCGAGAATGAAAATGGTTTTGAATCTGTTATTCTCGGTCCGAGTACAAGAAATCAAAGGATAGAGCGATGGTGGTGCACTTTAAGAAGTGAATGTGCCCAGTTTTGGATGGACCATTTCGACCAGCTTAAAGCCGATGGCTATTTTGTTGACAGCTTTCTGGACAAATCACTGATCCAGTTTTGCTTCCTACAAACAATACAG gTGGAGCTGGATCAAGTTGTCCATACATGGAATGACCATCGTATACGATCTACAAATAATCCTCGGGCTCCTCCTGGTCGTCCCACATTAATGCATGGTGTTCCCAACCTGTATGGGGTTCCAAACTTTTTACAGTCTGCTAATCTAACAAAGCTGGAAATATGTATAGAAGAATGTCGTTTCAAGGACTTTCCCTGTGATGTTGATGTATTTCACTTATGCACTGAACTCATGACTGAGCACAGACTGGTAATGACAGATGATGTGTATGAAATTACTAATCTTTATGTAAGACTCCGTCAAATGATCAGTGACGGGCTGAGGGAATAG
- the LOC116716700 gene encoding uncharacterized protein LOC116716700, with amino-acid sequence MDDDSRSLTRRVIYEGLADLPVSTLQTLEDTLESLGVETNEDFQYINENDLRSVLTPIQARKLLKASKQTTQTSGISSEPSLSLSSPSTTSTSSASSFSIHSTPVDWVDTFQIPWNRFPENLIECFENEARPKPHLRREMIRIVVASMMEVCASPRKQETTEVAKKLIAKYPLSLQDIIEGDIVGPGYYSLVKQLQNRIENLRRVSKPKIRKRKNMLDEDGTVPPEQNAAVQDIYGCIKWDMEVMPIQETAETQKEKKVKLKMLSEENNLNSDEIRDLMQRTYYTQRKEINQGKDLQIMVKEWPFLFQEIGMTIHFQELTGVNLLETFHKNLEKKGKRLLDYLRTVSAHKIKRVLQTVRNLDILRGQVQGCSKELKDLVLLLLSHFNDKEETLFHYVDETCLAGEVKVDNLPVTPCLIVCGTSCYTSKNFMLGIDGNVVNDQIPTFTSAICLMLASYFCFNIHYPTHLASTLDFIQRCFLNINPDRGTKVETKKNKKNVSVNPRVLTLISEIADHEWRGTY; translated from the exons ATGGATGATGACTCCCGAAGCCTCACACGCAGGGTTATTTATGAGGGGTTGGCAGATCTCCCAGTCTCAACTCTACAGACTTTGGAGGACACACTAGAATCTTTGGGGGTGGAGACCAATGAAGATTTTCAGtatattaatgaaaatgatCTGAGATCTGTACTAACACCAATTCAAGCAAGGAAGTTACTGAAAGCTTCGAAACAAACCA CACAGACCAGTGGAATTTCCAGTGAGCCATCTCTGTCGTTGTCATCTCCTTCTACAACCAGCACATCGTCTGCCTCTTCATTTTCTATACATTCCACGCCAGTAGATTGGGTTGACACTTTTCAAATTCCTTGGAACAGGTTTCCAGAGAACTTGATTGAGTGTTTTGAGAATGAGGCAAGGCCGAAACCCCACCTTCGAAGAGAAATGATTCGGATTGTTGTTGCTTCAATGATGGAGGTGTGTGCTTCTCCTCGCAAGCAAGAAACCACAGAAGTGGCGAAAAAATTGATAGCAAAATATCCACTTTCACTCCAAGATATTATTGAAGGTGATATAGTGGGCCCAGGGTATTATTCACTCGTCAAGCAACTACAAAATCGTATAGAAAATTTGAGACGggtttcaaaaccaaaaataaggAAGCGTAAAAACATGTTAGATGAAGATGGCACAGTCCCACCAGAGCAAAATGCAGCTGTTCAGGACATTTACGGTTGTATAAAGTGGGACATGGAAGTCATGCCAATCCAGGAGacagcagagacacagaaagagaaaaaagtcaaattgaaaatgctaagtgaagaaaataacttaaattcGGACGAGATAAGAGATCTTATGCAGAGAACCTACTACACtcaaaggaaagaaataaaccaGGGAAAAGACCTACAAATTATGGTGAAGGAGTGGCCCTTCCTGTTTCAGGAAATTGGTATGACGATCCACTTCCAGGAGCTTACTGGAGTAAATCTACTAGAGACTTTCCATAAAAATCTCGAAAAAAAGGGTAAAAGACTTCTGGACTACTTAAGGACTGTCTCGGCCCACAAAATTAAACGAGTTCTTCAAACTGTCCGAAACCTGGATATTCTGAGAGGACAGGTCCAGGGCTGCTCTAAAGAGTTGAAAGATCTTGTCCTCCTCCTTCTGTCTCATTTCAATGACAAAGAGGAAACCCTCTTCCACTATGTAGATGAGACATGCCTAGCAGGAGAAGTAAAAGTGGACAACTTGCCTGTCACACCATGCTTGATTGTATGTG GAACCTCCTGTTATACTTCCAAGAATTTTATGCTTGGCATTGACGGCAATGTTGTGAATGACCAAATACCAACCTTCACATCCGCTATATGTCTAATGTTAGCAAGTTACTTTTGCTTCAACATTCATTATCCGACTCATCTGGCCTCCACACTTGATTTCATTCAGAG GTGCTTCCTAAACATCAATCCAGACCGGGGGACAAAAGTTGAAACCAAGAAGAATAAGAAGAACGTGTCAGTGAACCCAAGGGTCCTTACCCTAATCTCTGAAATCGCAGATCATGAATGGAGAGGGACATATTAA
- the LOC116716712 gene encoding LOW QUALITY PROTEIN: integrin alpha-5-like (The sequence of the model RefSeq protein was modified relative to this genomic sequence to represent the inferred CDS: inserted 3 bases in 2 codons; deleted 5 bases in 3 codons) encodes MLTRTGFPSISVLIGAPKANTSQPNVTEGGAVYHCSWSQNNCSVINFDQQGDRHFYINGVNTQVEFKSHQWFGAIVRSHGNSILACAPRYYWRTEHDTPFSDITGTCYPSLLTLSKFVEFAPCRTERHGPAGQGYCQGGFSADFTKDGRVVLGGPGSFYWQGQLISATTEEIVKAYYHPSYFLLSVAGQIQTRQVQXSYDDSYLGYSVTSGEFSGDAEEDFIAGVPKGLMLYGLVSVLSGKDLKSVLNLTGEQMGSYFGYAVAATDINNDGLDDLVVGAPTFMHPGFNGRLEELGKVYVYLQRGPAXLEPAQTHLLGSQVFGRFGTSLAPLGDLNQDGFNDLAVGCPYGGDQQQGVVFVHNGHAGGLKDTPTQVLSGQWASSSFPASFGFALRGDMDIDQNGYPDLIVGAFGLDKAVLYRARPIVRAGASLTMQPAMFSPEEKTCSLHRGNVSVSCVSTRFCLEAYGKHLPSHLGFLVEVQLDRAKQNQKESVRRALFLESQQPTLLRTLNLTNGQGFCHEIKIYLRAEDEFRDKLSPIDISLNFSLDGRVAADQHGLSPILDYQTEQRVEQKFRGIKRVQVSKPPFSAGEVEAVQ; translated from the exons ATGTTGACTAGAACAGGATTCCCGAG TATCAGTGTCCTTATTGGAGCTCCAAAAGCCAACACCAGTCAGCCGAACGTCACCGAGGGAGGAGCTGTGTACCATTGTTCCTGGAGCCAGAACAACTGCAGCGTTATCAACTTTGACCAGCAAG gtgaccgccatttttacataaatggtGTGAACACTCAAGTTGAATTCAAGTCCCATCAGTGGTTTGGCGCTATTGTGCGTTCCCATGGTAACAGCATCTTG GCCTGTGCTCCCAGGTATTACTGGAGGACAGAACACGACACG CCGTTCTCTGACATCACAGGAACCTGCTACCCTTCTCTGTTGACGCTCTCAAAA TTTGTGGAGTTCGCCCCGTGCAGAACAG AAAGACACGGCCCTGCTGGACAGGGTTACTGTCAGGGAGGATTCAGTGCTGACTTTACCAAG gATGGAAGGGTTGTTCTTGGAGGGCCTGGCAGTTTTTACTGGCAAG GTCAGCTGATTTCAGCCACTACAGAGGAGATCGTTAAGGCCTACTACCACCCCTCCTACTTCCTGCTGTCGGTCGCTGGACAGATTCAGACCCGGCAGGTCC GGAGCTACGACGACAGCTACCTGG GTTACTCTGTGACCAGCGGCGAGTTCAGTGGGGACGCTGAGGAAG attTCATCGCAGGAGTTCCAAAAGGACTCATGCTGTATGGTTTA GTGTCCGTTTTAAGTGGGAAGGACCTGAAGTCTGTGCTGAACCTGACGGGTGAACAG ATGGGGTCTTACTTCGGCTACGCAGTGGCGGCTACTGACATCAACAACGACGG ATTGGATGATCTGGTTGTTGGAGCGCCGACATTCATGCACCCGGGGTTCAACGGGCGTCTGGAGGAGCTGGGGAAAGTGTACGTTTACCTCCAGAGGGGCCCTGC TCTGGAGCCGGCTCAGACCCATCTGCTGGGCTCACAGGTCTTCGGTCGGTTTGGCACCTCTCTGGCTCCTCTGGGTGACCTCAACCAGGATGGCTTCAACG ACTTGGCCGTCGGCTGTCCGTACGGCGGAGACCAGCAGCAGGGCGTGGTCTTCGTCCATAACGGTCACGCTGGAGGACTGAAGGACACGCCCACTCAGGTTCTTTCTGGCCAATGGGCTTCCAGCTCTTTCCCTGCCAGCTTCGGCTTTGCTCTGCGAGGCGACATGGACATCGATCAGAACGGCTACCCAG atcTGATTGTTGGTGCTTTCGGCCTTGATAAGGCCGTCCTGTACAG AGCGCGGCCGATAGTGAGAGCCGGTGCTTCTCTCACCATGCAGCCGGCCATGTTCAGCCCGGAGGAGAAGACCTGTTCGCTC CACAGAGGAAACGTCTCCGTTTCCTG TGTGAGCACCAGGTTCTGTCTGGAGGCCTATGGGAAGCACCTCCCCTCTCATTTAG GCTTCCTGGTGGAAGTGCAGCTAGACAGagcaaagcagaaccagaaggagTCTGTGAGGAGGGCGCTGTTCCTGGAGAGCCAGCAGCCCACCCTGCTGAGGACCCTAAACCTCACAAATGGTCAAGGGTTCTGCCATGAAATCAAAATCTACCTGCGG GCCGAGGACGAGTTTCGGGATAAACTCTCTCCCATCGACATCAGCCTGAACTTCAGTCTGGATGGTCGGGTGGCGGCGGATCAACACGGCCTCAGTCCCATCCTCGACTACCAGACAGAGCAACGTGTAGAGCAGAAG TTCAGAGGAATAAAACGCGTCCAAGTCTCTAAGCCTCCGTTTAGCGCTGGCGAAGTTGAAGCAGTCCAATGA